In Oscillospiraceae bacterium, the DNA window TTGACTTTTTTCATTGGATTATCTCCTTTCAAAATTTAGTAAAGGTAGGTGACGATCTCTTGGGTCAGCTCGATCTCAGATTGTGCTTTTGTTATGTAATAAATGAGTATGCCAAGAAAGATAATAATCGCAACAGGCAAGACAACAACAAGTATTTTGCAGATACTTCTCATTCGTTTGCTGTGCTGTATTTCCGCAGGATCTAATGTTTCCATAAAAGTCTCCGACAGCACCACCGGGTCGCCCAAGAGCGCAGAGAGCTCTTCAACAGTGGCATCCGGCTTGTCGATCAAAAAATCTGCTACAAACGCATCCGACTCTTTGATAAAGCGTGTTTTGGAAGCATGGGAACATATCAGCGTCTTTCGCAATGTCTTGTAGTAGCGGTTCAGCGCTTTGGTCATTTTCGATCTTCTCCCTCCAAATTTGCCAAATCCAGAGTTTCCCGTGCGAGAATGTTGTCGATCACATCCGTCACAGTTCTATATTCTGCGACCAATTGTTCAAAGTATACTCTGCCTTCCGCTGTGATGGAAAAGTACACACGCAATCTGTTGTCCTCAGAGATGGTCTTGTTTGCTTCAAAGATATAATGAAATTTTTGTAATCTGTACACAGCTTGGTAGAGGGTGTTGAAGGTAAGAACACCGCCGCTGATTTGTTCAATCAGGTTCATCATCTCATACGTGTACATGGGCTTAAAACGCAACACAAACAACACCAGCATCTCTGTCGTTGCTTTTTTGAGCAAGTCCTTGATACTGGCGGACGTTCCACTCCTGTTGGAGGTGGTGTCTTGCGTCTTGTCCACAAGAATCGCCTCGTATTGTAAATTTTCTTCCACTATGCCCTCGTACATAGGTTCCACGTTGCACAGTGTCTCCCAGTTTTTTCCATAAATTTGGTAAGTCGTCCTTGCCGCCCACGGCCAGCCCGCTGTCTCGGGACAGTGTTTCTTGGTTTGAGGAGATCATATTCAGAAAAAATGCACCTTGTCAACTATAATTGTTATTGACAATTATAAGTTCTGGGTGTATTATAAATTTCGATTGGGATCTGTAGCTGTGTGCAAGCGGTGTGAGAAGGGAGATGTTTAGCGGCAAATAAAGAATATTTTGTATAAAATATTACCATAAAATGTGCATTCTTTAAGTGTTGTGCTCAATCTGCTTCTTTCTGATAATATCATTGAGGTCAAAAATATTGAAGAAAAAATATAAGACAAAAAATGAAAT includes these proteins:
- a CDS encoding PadR family transcriptional regulator; the encoded protein is MYEGIVEENLQYEAILVDKTQDTTSNRSGTSASIKDLLKKATTEMLVLFVLRFKPMYTYEMMNLIEQISGGVLTFNTLYQAVYRLQKFHYIFEANKTISEDNRLRVYFSITAEGRVYFEQLVAEYRTVTDVIDNILARETLDLANLEGEDRK